GATTACATACTGCTAGAGGGACCCAGGTAACACTAGCCCTGTGCGTAAAGGGCTTTGACAATGCAAGTTAAGAGTTCAGTGGTAAAAGAGCTTGGCTGTTGGACAGCAGTAAGGACACAGAAATGTTGCGGATTGAATCATCCAAGCATTGTCTCAACAGAAAGCAGGACGAGCCAGAGGGCCCCCCAGAGCCAAGGTCGTGAACACTGAGCTGGATGATGAACAAGAGGATGAGACAAAGTCTAAACCGGTGCAAGCTCGCTACATAAGAGGACCACCGCGTCCCAAACCTCAGTCACAACCGGTAAGGGCTGAAATAGGGCTGGGCAGCGTATCCATTTTATATCCACATCGATATATAACCTGGATTTCTAAAAGTCTTAAAgtctaaaattttaaaaatagatttccACCGGTCCAAATGTTCTCATTGAAATGCTCCAGCATGCTCGCTCTGTTCTTTCTTCACTactccaaaaatacattttggatatcttaCGTGATATGACACAATAGTTGTCTTCTTACATCTCTCCCTACGACTCTAGAGTCggcactctctcactcactctaccacacacacacacacacacgcatgccggccctgctattctcttaaagagatcaaAGAACAAGTATGGACTTCAGGCCTCTTACCTAGGCTATGgtgaaagctctgcgtggagcctcctcAGAACCATGAATCAAGCtttagtcattgtatccacatcaAAACTCGCATTGTGTTAGTATTTAGTGAAAGCACCCATTTCACTAAATACAAGCAACTCTACAATATCAAACAGTTTTTAGGAGCAGGTTTGTAAAATGATCTCCAAACTTGAATTACCCTTTGCCACGCAAATAACGGTATTAAACGATGACCGTAACTTCAgattcagaatcagctttatttgctaGGTTTGCTTAAATAAACAAGGAAATTGACTCCGGTTAACGTTTGCTCTCGAAGTAGAACACTCCCTTAACTGATAAAGACTAAAAACAGAAAGGGCCGTGAGAAACTTGAACTCAAACGTCCCAGAGAAAACGATGGCTGATGCGGGGTTTCCGCGGGGTCTTAAATTCGCTGGTATCGTTGTCTAggtcttaaatcatttttaacaggTCGTAATTTCCCCACGTCCATGTAACGCTGCCTCCAACACTCTTTTTATTCGGTGGTGTTGGAGTGCTTTCTTGTCACAGTTCAAATACAATAGGCCTGTGTGTCGTTGCGTTGGCTTTGTTTTACCTTTTGCTATGCAGTAGCGGCATTAGCAAagtcttttaaatattttcttcaaaagTGCCTTGGTATTCATGTGTTAATTCTTAAAACCCGACCGGCCATTTTGTTGATGAATATAAACAAAAGTTGATTGATCTGATTTATTGATCTCAGCATGCCCTTGTCTAATATAGCGCTTACTGCCACTTGGTGGCCACTGATGGGTAATGCAACATACGCATCTCCGGTCCATAGATGTTTAAGTCTACGTCCACTTCTCTATTCAGCTTTTCTGTTGCAtgataatttagttttttattttgagcaACATCGTCAGTAGAATTTCAATATCGCCCAACCATAATGTAGGGGCTAtctgctttcacaaaataccAGGATGCACTTGTGTCAAGACACGGCAACCATTCATCACAACAAAAGCCTTTGAATTTGGCCCCGCCTCCCTCCTCCAACAGGCGTCTGTTCCAGAAGGCAGAGAGCCTGAAACGTCAGGTAACAGGGTTCCCACATGGCCAAATAATGTCaaataatgtcatattataaaaataaagctataaaaagtctttgtgtcttttatattttttgtatgaTTATATAAATGCCAGTATGtcataaatactttttttgtgggTAAGATTCAAATTGACTTCATTTTGTACTTCTAGTTTCATAGCATAAAAGCTCTTATTACGACAAATATTTTATGTTACTAgcgtaaataaaaaaaaaaaaaacataattcaaaccaATGTGCGCAACACACGGCTCAAGAAGCCGACAAATAGCCGAGTAGCATAGCATAGTAATTCCCTCGGCTGAAAAAATACCCATCAGCAACTGTTAACGGGGTTCTCGGTCACTAAAGATATGTgttgattggtcagtaggcggtGCTGTTACAccggttgatctctaatctccaacataacctgCACCCGGACAGAACAGATCCAGATCCTCGGTGTGTTGGATCTCTGTGTGTTCCCTAAACCCTTTCCCAGAAACACCGGTTGTCCAATCACAGGGTAgctttgtatttcttttgctACGGCGATTTAAACCAGTTACAAGTGATCCACCATTGTGATacacaaaaccctgggttgaacctgaagttaccttgtTGGCGCCACATCTtgcttcgtagtacaggcctctgctGTCTGGAATGTAGAAAACAGGGCACATTTAGGGGGTAAGGTTGTTAACCATCTTATTGAACTCAGTGAGACCAAGTAATCCAGTCAAACTTCTTTGAAGTAACTTTAAGAATCAGTAATGAGCttctatttgttttctgtttgctcATACAAGGAAGAGGGAGTTGTGTCTACAGTCAGCAGATCATTGAGGCCAAGACCTGAGATGTCTTATGGAGAAGATGACAGTGaaactgaggaggaggaggaggaagaggaagccagacccagacccagacccatcCCTGCATGCTATCTGAGAGGCCCTCCGATCGGGCCCAGAGCTCAGCCTAAACAGGTGTGAGGCAGCCGGGCCCCGTGTATGACTGCTTTGAATCTGCTGTGTAAAAACCGCATTAACACCTTTTGATTTAGACGAATGTTACAAAACTGGCTCCAACCAAGTACTCTGTTGTCAATAAGccttttaaaagatgttttaaaacctTCACACTTCCTTTACACTGTGACTCAAGTTCCTCAAGAATGTTACAAAGAAATACACCGTCATTCAGTTGGTCTGTCAATCTCTTACATGTATTACAGTCATGTTGTTTAAGGTTCTACTGTCACTTCTAAAAGAGCATAAAcctctttaacagaaaactaaacCCAAATGGAGCAGCAGGAAAACAGACGCCCGCAGCGTGACATCAGGGGGACAGGAAGGACCACTCCGCGCGCAAAGGAGAAAACGAATATTGACCGAGTGTGACGCCGACGAtcgaacacacacagactgcgACCAGGGGTGGGCCGTCCTAAAGGAGGGTCACCCTCGGGCCAGGCCAGTGCTCCAGCACAGAGGAGGCCACCGCCATCGACAGTGTCGCCACGAGGACCTGTGTTATGAACACAGATACGGCTGTAATGAATGGAACGAGTCTGCTGTCGGAGGTCCAGAACAGGAATCTGGTCCCACACAGAGCAAGGGTCAGTGTTCTTGGTTTCTCTTTGTGGGTGTCTTCCTTTTCCTGGGAGCTGCTCTCTGTGTCGGTCTCTCTCACGGTGCATTTAAACCCATTTGAACAGCTACTGTAAGGGGTTTACTAGTTTCAGCGTTGTCTCTCAAGCGGTTTCCCAAAGTCGAGGTGGCGCCGACAGGAACACACAGCCCTTCTCCTCACTTCTGGGCTGCCATTTTCACAGTAATAGGCTGAAAGAGAAGGACAAGTTTATTCTGCGTATTAAATGTTTAATCCAGAAGCAAGCACTCATTTCAGACTGGGCTGTAAGATGAAGGACTCCCAaatacactaaaaaaaaaaaaaccaaccatatacacaaataaatcTGCCTTTGAATTAACGCCATGCTGCATTGACAGATATCCCGGATCGTACTCCTTTATCAAACAAGGAGTGCCGGGAGTGAAACAGACTGAATGCAGCGGATTGCCGTGTGAACACACTCGGCAGCCTTTCAGCCAAAGAGAAGCTGACATGATGTACAAAGCCATGCTAATTAAGCTTGCTGAATCTCTGTTGAGTGTACAGGCCTTTATGAAGCCCGGTGGAGGCCGCTGTCAGTCACGCTGTGAGACGCACACGTACCTTGCTGCAGTAAGGACACTCTCCAAAAACGATGTTGAAGCTCTGCCTGCTGGAGGGCAGCGCTCGCAGCCACTGAAGcaaaaggacaaagaaaaagaaaagaccacGTCATCAAATCTGGATGTAATGTGTCGGTGTCAAGTCAATGTACACTTACAGTATTACTTTGCACGATTATCTGACACGTAGCATTTGTAAAGGCTTTTAGGTGGAACTTTTTTTAGGCTTTAAAAAGAGATGAATATCATTAGTCTCGTTGAATAGAGTATAAAACAAAGGAATCTGCTCGGGCAAATGGAACTCAGCTCCATTGTCATGAAGCGGCACCAGTCTACCATAACCATCCCTCTcttaacctgtgtgtgtgtgtgtgtgtgtgtgtgtgtgtgtgactcccTTAACAGTCTCAGAACTGACatgtccctccaggatttcgctgcattttttttagattgttgcgGCCGCAAAATGCCTGATGGCGTGGGAACCTCTGTAA
This portion of the Etheostoma cragini isolate CJK2018 chromosome 17, CSU_Ecrag_1.0, whole genome shotgun sequence genome encodes:
- the LOC117960490 gene encoding serine/threonine-protein kinase VRK2-like isoform X2, producing MAMDRLGIDLQKVCERNGGRLKTATVLQLGQGLVDVLEYIHENEYVHADIKAANLMLGCRDPERVYLADYGLSYRYCPDGVHKEYKENPKKGHNGTIEYTSLDAHRGLAPSRRGDLQILGFCLLHWLCGSLPWDKVLKNPTQVQEAKARLMDNLPDSVLQLSASGASTDEVAALFSYVKTLDYQDKPNYQHLKQLLASDVTGRLDFSMPPGAAGESTTKGQYPPAREKKAGRARGPPRAKVVNTELDDEQEDETKSKPVQARYIRGPPRPKPQSQPEEGVVSTVSRSLRPRPEMSYGEDDSETEEEEEEEEARPRPRPIPACYLRGPPIGPRAQPKQKTKPKWSSRKTDARSVTSGGQEGPLRAQRRKRILTECDADDRTHTDCDQGWAVLKEGHPRARPVLQHRGGHRHRQCRHEDLCYEHRYGCNEWNESAVGGPEQESGPTQSKGQCSWFLFVGVFLFLGAALCVGLSHGAFKPI